A segment of the uncultured Desulfobulbus sp. genome:
TGTCTGCCTGTAAGGCGGCCAACAGCAAGAAACCGGAGATGACCGGAGATCAGCAGATTTGGGATAATCCTCAGGATCTTTCGGCATCCACGCTCAATATTATCAAGCGCTATTCCAGCGGAACCGGTGAGCACAAGGACCAGGAAGAAGACGGCTACGCATTTATCAAACGGCAATGCCTTCACTGTGTCGATCCTTCCTGTGTGACGGCCTGCCCGGTTACAGCACTTGCTAAAGATAAAGAGACCGGCATCGTTACCTACGACAAAGACGCCTGTATTGGCTGTCGTTACTGTCAGGTTGCCTGCCCCTACAACATTCCCAAATTTGAGTGGGATGACTTTTATCCTGAAATCGTGAAGTGTCAGCTCTGCTCACATCTGATTGCCAAAGGCGGTATCTCTGCCTGCTGTTCCGTCTGTCCCACAGGCGCTTCGCTCTTTGGCCCTGTGGCCCTGCTGCGTGAGGAAACCAGACGCCGGCTGCAGATGAAACCGGGCAAGCGCTATAAGTTCCCGGTCTCCTCGATCGATTCCGGTAAGTGGCATGAATTCGAGGCGCCCAAGTATGAGCGTCACATCTACGGCCAGGATGAGCTCGGTGGAACCCAGGTTATGTATATGTCTGCGGTACCCTTCGAGAAATTCGGTCTGCCCAGCTTTCCTAAGGAATCCTTTGTTTCCATGGCCAGTGGTATTCAGTATGCCATCTATAAAGGTATGGTCTATCCGCTGGTTGTTCTCGCCGGCCTGATCTTCATGGCGAAGAAAAATAAAAACAGTGAAGAGGCTGAGCAGTCTGCATCCACGCACGATCAAGGAGAAGACGCATGAGTCATGAACCAAAAGCGCTGGGCGGACGCATTTTTACGCCCACGTTCTGTCTATGTATATTTATCGTTGTCATCGCCGCTTATTTTGCGATGAAACGACTGATCTTCGGTATCGGGTCCGTCACCAACCTCAATGACGGCTACCCCTGGGGTATCTGGATCGCCTATGACGTTGTTGTTGGTACCGCTTTTGCCTGCGGTGGCTATGTCATGGCGCTGCTGGTCTACATCATCAACAAGGGGGAGTATCATCCCCTGGTGCGTCCGGCGCTGCTGGCCTCCATGTTTGGTTATACCCTGGCCGGTGTTTCAGTCTTTCTTGATATCGGACGTTACCTCAACGCCTATAACCTCTACATGCCCTGGCAGATGAACTTTCACTCGGTCATGTTCGAGGTGGCCATGTGTATCGGTACCTATATCTTCGTACTCTGGTTGGAGTTCACTCCCGCCTTTGTCGAGAAATGGGGCCTGAAAAACTTCGGCAAGAAGCTCAACAAGGTGATCTTTGCCATCATCGCGCTGGGCGTATTGCTGCCAACCATGCATCAGTCTTCCCTGGGAACCATGATGCTGATGGCTGGCTACAAACTCAATCCGCTGTGGCACACCTCAACCCTGCCGCTGCTGTTTCTGCTGACCGCCGTTATCATGGGCTTTTCCATGGTGGTCTTCGAGGCAACCATCTCCTCGCGTGTTTATGAGCTGGGCGATGAGACCTCCATGCTGTCCAAGATCGCGCGCATCATGACCTACGTGCTCGGTTTTTATCTGGTTATTCGTTTCCAGAACGTTTTTATGCGCGGTCATATGGCCGAGGCCTTCTCCGGTTCCTTCCTGGGTAACATGTTCCTTCTGGAAAACCTGCTGTTGATCATCGGACTGGTTATCCTGGCCTACCCGAATTACCGGAACAATCCGCGACTGCTGTTCATCGCAGCGACCTGTGTTCTCGTTGGTGGTTCCCTCTACCGTTTCAACACCTATATCATCGGGTTTGATCCGGGCAACGGCTGGAAATACTTTCCCTCTGTCGGTGAGCAGATGATCACCTACGGACTGATCGCCTTTGAGATTGCGATGTACACCCTCTTTGTCAAAATTTTTCCGGTCTTCAGTGTGCACGCACCCGCTGAGTCGAACCATTAAGGAGTTAGAATATTATGTCCAAGCAAATTGTCATTGATCCTATTACCCGTATTGAGGGGCATCTGCGCATTGAATGTGCAGTGGATAACGGTCAGGTGGTTGACGCCTGGTCCACCGGTACGATGTGGCGCGGTATTGAAACCATTCTCAAAGGCAAGGACCCGCGTGAGGCCTGGCTGATTGCCCAGCGTATCTGTGGTGTTTGCACCACAGTCCACGCCATGGCATCCGTTCGTTCCGTTGAACACGCACTGAAGATGGATATCCCGGTCAATGCCCAGTACATTCGGAACATGATCGTGGGTGCCCACTGTCTGGCAGACAACATCATCCACTTCTATGTACTCTCCGCCGTAGACTGGATCGATATCGCCTCTGCCGCCCTCAAGGCTGATCCGCGCAACGCTGCCGCTCTTGCCCAGAAGCTTTCTCCCTGGAAGCACAACAGCTACCAGGAGTTCAAGCAGGTTCAGGATAAACTCAAAAAATTTATCGAATCCGGACAGCTCGGTCCGTTCTCCAGTGGGTATTGGGGACATCCGGCCATGCAGCTCCATCCCGATGTCAACCTGATCGCAGCGGTTCACTACTTCCAGGCCCTGGAGTACCAGCGTAAGATCAACAAGGTTGTGACCGTGCTTGGTTCCAAAACCCCGCACATTCAGAACCTGGCTGTTGGTGGTGTTGCCAACCCCATCAATCTTGACAGCCCGGCCACCCTGACCATGGAGCGCCTCTACTACCTCAAGACCCAGATGGATGAGGTTCGTGACTTCGTTGAGCAGGTCTACATGGTGGATGTTGCAACCATCGGTGCCATGTATCCTGAATGGTGTACTTACGGTAAAGGTAACGGCAACTATCTCTCCGTTCCTGAGATGCCGATCGATGAGAAAGGACTCAAGTTCGCAATGCCTGGTGGTTACATCAAAGCCGGTGACATGGCTTCCTTCCGTCAGATCAGCTCCGCCCGCGATCCCTACTTTGAGGACAACGTTAAAGAGTCGGTTAAACATTCGTTCTACCAGGGCGACTGGACCATGCATCCCTATGTTGAGTCCACTGAGCCGAAATTCGGCGACGCCGATCTCGATGGTAAGTACTCCTGGGTTAAATCACCGTCCTTCATCAACGAGCCGGCCGAGGTTGGCCCGGTTGCCTCTGTCCTGGCAATGAACCTTGCCAAGCATGCACCTGCGGTGAAATACACCAAGCAGATGCTGGAGACCATGTCCGGCATCGGCAAAACCCAGTACGATATGGATATCCTGCCTTCAACCATGGGCCGTCATATCTCCCGCGCCATTCGTGCTGCCGTTGTTCAGGACAACATGGCCGAGCAGTGGAACATGCTGATCACCAACATTGAGACCGGTGACTGCAGCACCTTCAACGAGCCGGTCTTCCCCGAAGGTGAGCAGCGCGGTGTTGGTA
Coding sequences within it:
- the hybA gene encoding hydrogenase 2 operon protein HybA: MKMKRRDFLKGAAGGLALLTLDGKVVDARMVEALPPDALGILYDSTLCVGCNACMSACKAANSKKPEMTGDQQIWDNPQDLSASTLNIIKRYSSGTGEHKDQEEDGYAFIKRQCLHCVDPSCVTACPVTALAKDKETGIVTYDKDACIGCRYCQVACPYNIPKFEWDDFYPEIVKCQLCSHLIAKGGISACCSVCPTGASLFGPVALLREETRRRLQMKPGKRYKFPVSSIDSGKWHEFEAPKYERHIYGQDELGGTQVMYMSAVPFEKFGLPSFPKESFVSMASGIQYAIYKGMVYPLVVLAGLIFMAKKNKNSEEAEQSASTHDQGEDA
- the hybB gene encoding Ni/Fe-hydrogenase cytochrome b subunit — protein: MSHEPKALGGRIFTPTFCLCIFIVVIAAYFAMKRLIFGIGSVTNLNDGYPWGIWIAYDVVVGTAFACGGYVMALLVYIINKGEYHPLVRPALLASMFGYTLAGVSVFLDIGRYLNAYNLYMPWQMNFHSVMFEVAMCIGTYIFVLWLEFTPAFVEKWGLKNFGKKLNKVIFAIIALGVLLPTMHQSSLGTMMLMAGYKLNPLWHTSTLPLLFLLTAVIMGFSMVVFEATISSRVYELGDETSMLSKIARIMTYVLGFYLVIRFQNVFMRGHMAEAFSGSFLGNMFLLENLLLIIGLVILAYPNYRNNPRLLFIAATCVLVGGSLYRFNTYIIGFDPGNGWKYFPSVGEQMITYGLIAFEIAMYTLFVKIFPVFSVHAPAESNH
- a CDS encoding nickel-dependent hydrogenase large subunit, translated to MSKQIVIDPITRIEGHLRIECAVDNGQVVDAWSTGTMWRGIETILKGKDPREAWLIAQRICGVCTTVHAMASVRSVEHALKMDIPVNAQYIRNMIVGAHCLADNIIHFYVLSAVDWIDIASAALKADPRNAAALAQKLSPWKHNSYQEFKQVQDKLKKFIESGQLGPFSSGYWGHPAMQLHPDVNLIAAVHYFQALEYQRKINKVVTVLGSKTPHIQNLAVGGVANPINLDSPATLTMERLYYLKTQMDEVRDFVEQVYMVDVATIGAMYPEWCTYGKGNGNYLSVPEMPIDEKGLKFAMPGGYIKAGDMASFRQISSARDPYFEDNVKESVKHSFYQGDWTMHPYVESTEPKFGDADLDGKYSWVKSPSFINEPAEVGPVASVLAMNLAKHAPAVKYTKQMLETMSGIGKTQYDMDILPSTMGRHISRAIRAAVVQDNMAEQWNMLITNIETGDCSTFNEPVFPEGEQRGVGIHEAPRGTLSHWIVIENGKIRNYQAVVPSTWLACPRGTNDEPGYYERCLVGNPVADPEKPLEVLRTIHSFDPCMACAVHMLNPKGQKLSSVKVL